A genomic region of Ictidomys tridecemlineatus isolate mIctTri1 chromosome 10, mIctTri1.hap1, whole genome shotgun sequence contains the following coding sequences:
- the Opn3 gene encoding opsin-3 isoform X1 translates to MYSGNRSGSQGSWEGDGPAGAEGSAPEGTLSPTPLFSPGTYERLALLFGSVGLLGAGSNLLVLVLYYKFQRLRTPTHLFLVNISLGDLLMSLFGVTFTFVSCLRNRWVWDTVGCVWDGFSSSLFDYEQQPDEYQDFKQCSFSEFLKTKKLTPSLQHFILHSIAMTSESSCSTLDGLKATKNFLQCLGRFGNTPFLFPLYGQGEIPQCFCRMCAVFGGIYCLRHKVQCLVVDKESGRCKAIIDHLGQRINAKYFIVEDSYLSQETCSNVQYKQISRAILITDQSVLKTESDQQISILIVPPMESGTCSVRVTELCSSTMTCMKDTYLVHLICASSKTAREDLESVVKKLFTPFTETKEEKEELRKPRLLWALYFNMRDSSGISRSSYDGLPSNVYVCSGPDCGLGNEHAVKQAETLFQEMFPGEEFCPPPPNPEDIIFDGDDKQPEAPGTNVIMAKLESPEESQNLESPGKHLQN, encoded by the exons ATGTACTCGGGGAACCGCAGCGGCAGCCAGGGCTCCTGGGAGGGCGACGGGCCTGCAGGCGCCGAGGGGTCGGCGCCAGAGGGGACGCTGAGCCCCACACCGCTCTTCAGTCCCGGCACTTATGAGCGCCTGGCTCTGCTGTTCGGCTCCGTGGGGCTGCTGGGCGCTGGCAGCAACCTGCTGGTGCTCGTCCTCTACTACAAGTTCCAGCGGCTCCGCACACCCACTCACCTCTTCTTAGTCAACATCAGCCTCGGCGACCTGCTGATGTCCCTCTTCGGGGTCACCTTTACCTTCGTGTCCTGCCTAAGGAACCGCTGGGTGTGGGACACCGTGGGCTGCGTGTGGGACGGGTTCAGCAGCAGCCTCTTCG ACTATGAACAACAACCTGATGAATACCAAGATTTCAAGCAATGTTCATTTTCAGAgttcttaaaaactaaaaagttaacCCCCAGCCTCCAACACTTTATACTACACTCAATTGCAATGACATCAGAATCATCATGTAGCACATTAGATGGCCTTAAAGCAACAAAAAACTTCCTTCAGTGTCTTGGACGGTTTGGCAACActccatttttatttcccttataTGGCCAAGGAGAAATTCCCCAGTGTTTTTGCAGGATGTGTGCTGTTTTTGGTGGAATCTATTGTCTTCGCCATAAAGTACAATGCCTTGTAGTTGACAAAGAATCTGGTAGATGTAAAGCAATTATAGATCACTTGGGTCAAAGaataaatgctaaatattttattgtggagGATAGTTACCTTTCTCAGGAAACATGCTCCAATGTGCAGTATAAACAGATCTCAAGGGCAATACTCATTACAGATCAGTCTGTACTAAAGACAGAGTCAGATCAACAGATTTCCATTTTGATAGTGCCTCCAATGGAATCAGGAACCTGTTCTGTTCGGGTCACGGAATTATGTTCATCAACCATGACATGCATGAAAGACACCTATCTAGTACATCTGATCTGTGCATCTTCAAAAACAGCAAGAGAAGACTTAGAATCCGTGGTGAAGAAATTATTCACTCCTTTTactgaaacaaaagaagaaaaagaagaacttagaaaGCCAAGACTTTTGTGGGCTCTATATTTTAATATGAGAGATTCCTCGGGAATCAGCAGAAGCTCCTATGATGGCTTACCTTCAAATGTTTATGTCTGCTCTGGGCCTGACTGTGGACTGGGAAATGAGCATGCAGTCAAACAAGCAGAAACTCTGTTTCAGGAGATGTTTCCTGGTGAAGAAttctgtcctcctcctccaaaTCCAGAAGACATTATCTTTGATGGTGATGATAAGCAACCAGAAGCTCCTGGAACCAACGTAATAATGGCCAAGCTTGAATCCCCCGAGGAAAGCCAAAACTTGGAAAGCCCGGGGAAGCATCTTCAGAATtag
- the Opn3 gene encoding opsin-3 isoform X5: protein MYSGNRSGSQGSWEGDGPAGAEGSAPEGTLSPTPLFSPGTYERLALLFGSVGLLGAGSNLLVLVLYYKFQRLRTPTHLFLVNISLGDLLMSLFGVTFTFVSCLRNRWVWDTVGCVWDGFSSSLFEKSSSHKCICDAF from the exons ATGTACTCGGGGAACCGCAGCGGCAGCCAGGGCTCCTGGGAGGGCGACGGGCCTGCAGGCGCCGAGGGGTCGGCGCCAGAGGGGACGCTGAGCCCCACACCGCTCTTCAGTCCCGGCACTTATGAGCGCCTGGCTCTGCTGTTCGGCTCCGTGGGGCTGCTGGGCGCTGGCAGCAACCTGCTGGTGCTCGTCCTCTACTACAAGTTCCAGCGGCTCCGCACACCCACTCACCTCTTCTTAGTCAACATCAGCCTCGGCGACCTGCTGATGTCCCTCTTCGGGGTCACCTTTACCTTCGTGTCCTGCCTAAGGAACCGCTGGGTGTGGGACACCGTGGGCTGCGTGTGGGACGGGTTCAGCAGCAGCCTCTTCG agaaGAGTTCCAGTCACAAATGCATATGTGATGCATTTTGA